The following proteins come from a genomic window of Paenibacillus spongiae:
- the murA gene encoding UDP-N-acetylglucosamine 1-carboxyvinyltransferase: protein MSKIIVRGGQRLTGNVRVSGAKNAVLPILAATLLAQEGESIISDVPSLDDVNTIQQVLAALGASLTYENETMRISAQQLTTYEAPYELVRKMRASFLVLGPLLARLGRARISLPGGCAIGTRAIDQHLKGFEAMGAEIVLGQGFIDARSDGKLKGAKIYLDVASVGATENIMMAAVLAQGTTTIENAAKEPEIVDLANYLNAMGAKVRGAGTGVIRIEGVERLSGVAHTVIPDRVEAGTYMIAAAITGGDVHVEGAIADHLAPVISKLQEMGVEIEESDNGIHVRAASPLKSVDVKTLPYPGFPTDMQSQMMALLMVSEGTSIVTETVFENRYMHVEEFRKMSGQIKVEGRTAIISGGLPLAGAKVCATDLRAGAALVCAALHAEGETEITGIHHVDRGYVDITGKLAGLGADIRRFEAAEESAKADAMQTFTSSVEAAVSAVTQADAVIAVSASDKSDKTDNAAEKTDFKREKDVARIKAQPTWA from the coding sequence ATGAGCAAAATAATCGTCCGCGGCGGCCAGCGACTAACCGGAAACGTTCGTGTCAGCGGCGCCAAGAATGCCGTACTGCCAATTCTCGCGGCCACGTTACTTGCCCAAGAGGGAGAAAGCATCATTTCCGATGTGCCTTCTCTTGACGATGTTAATACCATTCAACAAGTGCTTGCCGCATTAGGGGCCAGCCTAACATACGAGAACGAAACAATGCGAATCTCGGCGCAGCAGCTTACAACCTATGAAGCGCCTTATGAGCTTGTTCGTAAGATGCGCGCTTCCTTCTTGGTTCTGGGGCCGCTGCTTGCCAGACTGGGCAGAGCCAGAATTTCGCTTCCTGGCGGCTGTGCGATCGGCACGAGGGCGATCGATCAGCATCTGAAGGGCTTTGAAGCGATGGGCGCTGAAATTGTTCTCGGTCAAGGCTTTATCGATGCCCGTTCCGACGGTAAGCTAAAGGGCGCCAAAATTTATTTGGACGTTGCCAGCGTAGGCGCAACGGAGAATATTATGATGGCGGCGGTGCTTGCGCAAGGAACGACGACGATTGAGAATGCGGCCAAGGAGCCTGAGATCGTTGATCTGGCCAATTATTTGAATGCCATGGGAGCCAAGGTTCGCGGAGCCGGTACCGGTGTCATCCGGATCGAAGGCGTGGAACGGTTAAGCGGCGTAGCACATACGGTGATCCCAGACCGCGTGGAGGCGGGTACTTATATGATCGCCGCTGCCATTACGGGTGGCGATGTTCATGTGGAAGGCGCCATTGCCGATCATCTTGCCCCTGTCATCTCGAAGCTGCAGGAGATGGGTGTGGAGATCGAAGAATCGGATAACGGCATCCATGTCAGAGCGGCAAGTCCGTTAAAGTCGGTTGACGTGAAGACATTACCGTATCCAGGCTTTCCGACTGACATGCAATCGCAAATGATGGCGCTCTTGATGGTATCCGAAGGCACGAGTATCGTAACGGAAACCGTCTTCGAGAACCGCTACATGCATGTGGAGGAATTCCGCAAGATGAGCGGACAAATCAAGGTGGAAGGTCGTACGGCTATTATTAGCGGCGGTCTACCGCTTGCTGGCGCGAAGGTATGCGCAACCGATCTTCGGGCGGGTGCGGCCCTTGTCTGTGCGGCTCTTCATGCGGAAGGCGAAACGGAAATAACCGGCATTCACCACGTCGATCGGGGATATGTCGATATTACCGGCAAGCTGGCAGGCTTGGGAGCGGACATCAGGCGGTTTGAAGCGGCAGAAGAATCGGCAAAAGCCGATGCGATGCAGACGTTCACTTCCAGCGTCGAAGCAGCCGTCAGCGCGGTTACGCAAGCCGATGCGGTTATCGCTGTTTCGGCATCCGACAAATCCGATAAAACCGATAATGCGGCCGAGAAGACGGACTTCAAGCGTGAGAAGGATGTCGCCCGCATTAAAGCACAGC
- a CDS encoding DUF1146 domain-containing protein, producing the protein MNLDQLAAEAGMQGLMKIIIELFSITVAWFVIQEVRFDLFLRKPGSPKARILQIMLAVIIGHLFASFLFLYGQWSNALRWLVE; encoded by the coding sequence ATGAATTTGGATCAACTTGCGGCGGAAGCCGGCATGCAGGGCCTGATGAAGATTATTATAGAATTGTTTTCCATTACGGTCGCATGGTTTGTTATCCAAGAAGTCCGGTTCGATCTGTTTCTGCGCAAGCCAGGCAGCCCAAAAGCGCGTATCCTGCAGATTATGCTTGCCGTGATCATCGGACACCTTTTCGCATCCTTCTTGTTTTTGTATGGACAATGGTCGAATGCGCTCAGATGGCTTGTCGAATAA
- a CDS encoding S8 family peptidase — protein sequence MMKLSSWGWNSYKSNGTSCRTAIPARASDAPPSGHGARAAQAPSIASAALPHAAWRALLSVLAALLLCSAPLSAAAASGTAAAPPEAPSGGPAQRQPAAGTADGAEEEPHSWLLKWRDPALAKPLRGTRVIHRQAEPAAVDVVRPADPGADTEEWLRRLRETPGVEYVHPNSRVTLLAAQTTNDPELPKQHYLDQIGAKTAWSTVHDQTNFTIALVDTGVDLDHPDLKDNLVPGTNLVAPGKPPEDDNGHGTSVAGVLAGEGDNGAGISGILWKAKIMPIKALDAGGYGDEERLGDAILYAVKNGARIVVLSVGLYRYSPYLEDIAIYAESKGVLLVAASGNDGLVLGTKAEVKYPAAYPSVLAVAGATPNNKPEPRSNPGSEIDIAAPWNVYTTAVGGGYKKEQGTSMAAPQAAAAAALIWAVHPEYKPYQVRELLRQSAKDIGSAGVDEATGYGLLQVDRAVTATLKIDAYEPNNTREYAKKFPLGTKITGDLRGGGDKDWYIVDAPYDGFLSLQFQGIVASGQAIPPVRMIHYAGDQSKSTKDTKLGNQTVEWKVKKGRNYIQLQLYDKRNKTQLPYLLTTSFRNSPDVYETNDKQYQAFTLMPRTQTLTGNFHQTGDRDWYVVHFENGGTLRVTATPSSVRIDPAIGIQRKGGKLMETDENGEGETEISQEITITPGTYYIRVHNAISSQASPTPAQYVLKMEYRTKYSDPNEPNNKMYEATVIGLGSDYFGVINKKSDLDWYQLRLDSRSIVTLTVKSIPSGVRMKAELYDKRQKLLATLKSERNRTVMMREQLLDPGVYYVKVTADIPFDRQYYELRMDADKVVSGMRDIDGHWAESPIVQLSSLGIIGGSGSYRFNPDRSITRAEAVSMLARTLSPAAAKAGPMSFTDVKTGHWANASIMRSVRSGWVGGYVDGTFKPDQPITREEMAVILSRAWELREVRPTRSPFGDVDQKRWSSAALNTMKLKNWVSGYQGNRFMPEETASRAEFAAVLQRALGSSSKDG from the coding sequence ATGATGAAGCTATCGAGCTGGGGATGGAATTCCTACAAAAGTAATGGAACGAGCTGCAGAACGGCCATCCCGGCCCGTGCTTCAGACGCTCCTCCAAGCGGCCACGGAGCAAGAGCCGCACAAGCGCCGAGCATCGCATCGGCGGCGCTGCCGCATGCCGCTTGGCGGGCACTGCTGAGCGTGCTCGCAGCGCTGCTGCTATGCAGCGCCCCGCTGTCTGCGGCCGCTGCCAGCGGGACCGCGGCAGCGCCGCCGGAGGCGCCAAGCGGCGGCCCGGCGCAGCGGCAGCCCGCCGCCGGCACCGCCGATGGCGCCGAAGAGGAGCCGCATAGCTGGCTCCTCAAGTGGCGCGACCCCGCGCTGGCGAAGCCGCTGCGGGGAACGCGCGTCATTCACCGCCAGGCGGAGCCTGCTGCGGTGGACGTGGTCCGCCCCGCGGATCCGGGGGCGGACACGGAGGAATGGCTCCGGCGGCTGCGCGAAACGCCGGGCGTCGAATATGTGCACCCGAACAGCCGCGTAACGTTGCTCGCAGCGCAGACCACCAACGATCCGGAGCTGCCCAAGCAGCACTATCTGGATCAAATCGGAGCGAAGACCGCATGGTCGACCGTGCACGACCAGACGAATTTTACGATTGCGCTCGTGGATACGGGCGTCGACTTGGATCATCCCGATCTGAAGGATAATCTGGTACCCGGTACGAATCTTGTCGCTCCCGGCAAGCCGCCGGAGGACGACAACGGGCACGGCACCAGCGTTGCCGGCGTGCTTGCGGGAGAAGGCGACAATGGAGCGGGCATATCCGGCATTCTATGGAAGGCCAAGATTATGCCGATTAAGGCGCTGGATGCCGGCGGGTACGGGGATGAGGAACGATTGGGCGATGCGATTCTATATGCGGTGAAGAACGGTGCCCGCATTGTCGTGCTCTCCGTCGGCTTGTACCGGTACTCCCCTTACTTGGAGGATATCGCGATATATGCCGAAAGCAAAGGCGTTCTGCTGGTAGCGGCAAGCGGCAATGACGGGCTTGTTCTTGGTACGAAGGCGGAGGTGAAATATCCGGCCGCTTACCCGTCGGTGCTGGCGGTCGCGGGAGCCACGCCGAACAATAAGCCGGAACCCCGTTCGAATCCGGGATCGGAAATCGATATTGCGGCACCATGGAACGTGTATACGACAGCGGTCGGCGGCGGATACAAGAAGGAGCAAGGGACTTCAATGGCCGCTCCTCAAGCGGCTGCCGCAGCAGCATTGATCTGGGCGGTGCATCCGGAGTATAAGCCTTATCAAGTGAGAGAGCTGCTCCGGCAGAGCGCGAAGGATATCGGATCGGCGGGTGTAGACGAAGCTACCGGGTACGGGCTGCTGCAGGTCGACCGGGCCGTGACCGCAACGTTGAAGATCGATGCGTACGAACCGAACAACACCCGCGAATATGCGAAGAAATTCCCGCTCGGCACGAAGATTACGGGGGACTTGAGGGGTGGCGGCGACAAGGACTGGTACATCGTCGACGCACCCTATGACGGCTTTCTTTCCCTGCAATTTCAAGGTATCGTAGCGTCAGGTCAGGCGATCCCGCCGGTTCGAATGATTCACTATGCCGGGGATCAATCGAAGAGTACGAAGGATACGAAATTAGGAAACCAAACCGTTGAATGGAAAGTGAAAAAGGGACGAAACTACATACAGCTTCAGCTGTACGATAAGCGCAACAAAACGCAGCTTCCATACTTGCTGACGACCTCCTTCCGGAATAGTCCGGATGTTTATGAGACAAACGATAAGCAGTATCAAGCATTCACGCTGATGCCGCGGACGCAAACCTTGACCGGCAACTTTCATCAAACGGGGGACCGGGACTGGTACGTCGTGCATTTCGAGAATGGAGGGACGCTTCGCGTCACGGCCACGCCGAGCTCGGTACGGATCGATCCCGCGATCGGCATCCAGCGCAAGGGAGGCAAGCTGATGGAAACGGATGAGAACGGCGAAGGAGAGACGGAAATTTCGCAAGAAATAACGATCACGCCCGGTACGTATTACATTCGTGTTCATAATGCGATATCGTCGCAGGCGAGCCCGACACCGGCCCAGTACGTATTAAAGATGGAGTACCGCACGAAGTATTCGGACCCGAACGAGCCCAACAATAAAATGTACGAGGCGACTGTTATCGGGCTCGGGTCCGACTATTTCGGCGTGATCAATAAGAAGTCGGACCTGGACTGGTATCAGCTGAGGCTCGACTCCCGAAGCATCGTTACACTGACGGTCAAAAGCATTCCTTCCGGCGTACGGATGAAAGCTGAGCTGTACGATAAACGGCAGAAGCTTCTTGCGACCTTGAAGTCGGAACGGAACCGGACCGTCATGATGCGCGAGCAGCTGCTGGATCCCGGCGTATATTACGTGAAAGTGACAGCCGATATCCCCTTCGACCGGCAGTATTATGAGCTCCGGATGGATGCCGACAAGGTCGTATCCGGAATGCGGGATATTGACGGGCATTGGGCGGAGTCGCCCATTGTCCAATTGAGCAGTCTGGGCATTATCGGCGGCAGCGGCAGCTACCGCTTCAACCCTGACCGCAGCATCACGCGCGCAGAAGCCGTAAGCATGCTCGCGCGGACATTAAGTCCGGCCGCAGCCAAGGCGGGCCCCATGTCGTTCACGGATGTGAAGACGGGGCATTGGGCCAATGCTTCCATTATGAGATCGGTAAGATCAGGCTGGGTCGGCGGCTATGTCGATGGCACATTCAAACCGGACCAGCCGATTACGCGGGAAGAAATGGCCGTCATTTTGTCAAGGGCATGGGAATTGAGAGAGGTACGGCCGACTCGTTCTCCGTTTGGCGATGTCGACCAGAAACGCTGGTCATCCGCAGCGCTGAACACGATGAAGCTAAAAAATTGGGTAAGCGGATATCAAGGCAACCGCTTCATGCCGGAAGAAACGGCAAGCCGCGCCGAATTCGCTGCGGTTCTGCAGCGGGCGCTGGGAAGCAGCAGCAAGGACGGATAG
- a CDS encoding NADH-quinone oxidoreductase subunit N, producing MSVDTAQQSFQPLTWSDAMYLAPEWILIVFMVVLVLLDLALPRRAGRNIIGWLTLAGLLTSLGFVIWRVIDMNAGADGPIRLLGDSYRIDAFGSMLKIVFLSATILIVLMSLGTVKREDIPDKGEFYYLLLPAVTGAMMMASSGDLITLYVGLELLSITTYILVGIRKHSAQSAEGAFKYVVTGGISSALLLFGMSYLYGLTGATNLGVINQALQMQGAAGNIQELLYVAFFLMIAGFGIKVAAAPFHVWAPDVYQGAPTPVTAFLAIVSKGAALAVLFRITFNLLFFMSPGFHLGEDIFMALLILAAAAMIVGTTSALRQRNAKRLMALSGVANAGYLLVPIGVSIKGLHMQNYGEFLFYLAAYVLMNVGAFAVLSVVSRAAGHDELKGFAGLYYRAPWTAAAMIVFVLSLAGLPITGGFFGKLFILLGAAQSQAYWIVAIMVASSVISYYFYFGIIRQMFMRGGGDEAEVHMPAMTGIAVWICALLTIVLGVVPGPVIGWVNENFSIVRDLFITIS from the coding sequence ATGAGCGTGGACACAGCGCAGCAGTCCTTTCAGCCGCTGACCTGGAGCGATGCGATGTATCTCGCCCCGGAATGGATTTTAATCGTATTCATGGTTGTACTCGTACTGCTGGATCTAGCCCTGCCAAGGCGGGCGGGCCGCAATATAATAGGCTGGCTGACGCTGGCCGGACTATTGACCTCGCTTGGTTTCGTGATCTGGCGGGTAATCGATATGAATGCCGGGGCAGACGGACCGATCAGGCTGCTCGGCGACAGCTACCGGATCGACGCCTTCGGCAGCATGCTGAAGATCGTATTCCTGTCGGCTACCATACTCATCGTATTGATGAGTCTCGGAACGGTGAAGCGGGAAGATATACCCGACAAGGGGGAGTTCTACTACCTTCTGCTTCCGGCGGTTACCGGCGCGATGATGATGGCATCCTCGGGCGATCTGATCACGCTCTATGTCGGCTTGGAGCTGCTCAGCATTACGACTTATATTCTGGTAGGTATTCGTAAGCATTCGGCCCAGTCTGCGGAAGGCGCATTCAAGTATGTGGTGACAGGCGGGATCTCATCGGCACTGCTGTTATTCGGTATGTCATACCTGTATGGGCTGACAGGCGCAACGAACCTGGGCGTGATTAATCAAGCGCTGCAGATGCAGGGAGCCGCAGGAAATATTCAAGAGCTGCTGTACGTCGCATTCTTCCTCATGATTGCGGGCTTCGGGATCAAGGTTGCGGCCGCTCCATTCCACGTGTGGGCGCCGGATGTTTACCAGGGCGCGCCAACGCCGGTTACCGCATTCCTGGCCATTGTTTCGAAGGGCGCGGCGCTGGCCGTATTGTTCCGGATCACGTTCAATTTGCTGTTCTTCATGTCGCCGGGCTTCCATCTCGGCGAGGATATCTTCATGGCGCTGCTGATTTTGGCCGCCGCCGCAATGATCGTGGGCACGACATCGGCTTTGAGGCAGCGTAATGCGAAGCGGTTAATGGCATTATCAGGCGTGGCGAATGCCGGCTACTTACTCGTACCGATCGGCGTATCCATTAAAGGCTTGCATATGCAGAATTACGGGGAGTTCTTATTCTATCTTGCGGCATATGTTCTGATGAACGTTGGCGCATTCGCGGTACTATCCGTCGTAAGCAGAGCTGCCGGGCATGACGAGCTGAAGGGCTTCGCCGGATTGTATTACCGAGCCCCCTGGACGGCTGCCGCAATGATCGTCTTCGTCTTATCGCTTGCCGGCTTGCCGATAACAGGCGGATTCTTCGGGAAGCTGTTCATCCTTCTGGGTGCCGCGCAGTCTCAGGCTTACTGGATCGTCGCCATCATGGTTGCAAGCAGCGTGATCTCGTATTATTTCTACTTCGGCATCATCCGTCAAATGTTCATGCGCGGAGGCGGAGATGAAGCAGAGGTCCATATGCCGGCAATGACGGGTATCGCGGTCTGGATATGCGCTTTGCTTACCATTGTGCTGGGCGTCGTTCCAGGACCGGTAATCGGCTGGGTGAACGAGAACTTCTCGATTGTCCGCGACCTCTTCATCACCATTTCATAA
- a CDS encoding complex I subunit 4 family protein, translating into MLADIPILSLITFSPLIGILILLFLPKQNSRLLKVTAITATIIPLALSLWLYADYDGAASSKSYSESATWVNAALNKETMPDLASYVFKFQYQMGIDGVSLPLVLLTTIVAVMAALASVHVKKRWKSFYLWFLLLEIGMLGVFMARDVFLFFIFFELTLIPMFFLIGIWGFGGREKAANRFLIYNGLGSALMLMAFVMLVMTAGLQVDQIDQQTQHVYYSGSYEIIKENMTAPDSLVNASPESPLYLSDTMRWSIFILLLIAFGIKLPIFPFHTWMLRVHTEAPPSIVMIHSGVLLKMGAYGLLRFGVFLFPAETREWAAVLAVLGVINILYGAILAFVQKEFKLVLAYSSISHMGIVLLGIASLNEIGLQGAMVQLVSHGLISALLFLIVGSLQERTGTTELGELGGLARSLPFMSGILLAAGMASLGLPGLSGFIGEFLSLLGLFDSMKVLTAIAVLGVILTAVYVLRSVLSITFGPMPERFGALRDARLIEAVPMIALLAFIILIGVYPSVVTEPMKHGFDAFLQQLNVKVGG; encoded by the coding sequence ATGCTGGCCGATATTCCGATTTTGTCACTCATTACCTTCTCGCCTCTGATTGGCATACTCATACTGCTCTTCCTGCCGAAACAAAACAGCCGATTGCTGAAGGTGACCGCGATTACGGCGACGATAATCCCTCTTGCTCTCTCGCTTTGGCTGTATGCCGACTATGACGGGGCAGCAAGCAGCAAATCCTACAGTGAAAGCGCAACATGGGTCAATGCTGCTTTAAATAAAGAAACGATGCCCGACCTTGCTTCATATGTATTCAAATTTCAATATCAGATGGGCATCGACGGGGTATCGCTGCCTCTTGTTCTGTTAACGACGATCGTCGCTGTCATGGCAGCGCTCGCTTCCGTTCATGTGAAGAAACGATGGAAGTCCTTCTATCTGTGGTTTCTGCTCCTGGAAATCGGGATGCTCGGCGTGTTCATGGCACGGGACGTCTTTCTGTTCTTCATCTTTTTCGAGCTTACGCTTATCCCGATGTTCTTCCTGATCGGCATATGGGGCTTCGGTGGACGCGAGAAGGCGGCCAACCGGTTCCTGATCTATAATGGTCTTGGTTCGGCTCTAATGCTCATGGCATTCGTGATGCTCGTCATGACGGCCGGATTGCAGGTCGATCAGATCGACCAACAGACGCAGCATGTGTATTATAGCGGCAGCTACGAGATCATTAAAGAAAATATGACCGCTCCGGATTCATTGGTTAACGCCAGCCCGGAAAGTCCGCTCTACCTGTCGGATACGATGCGGTGGTCAATCTTTATCCTGCTTCTGATCGCGTTCGGCATCAAGCTGCCGATCTTCCCGTTCCATACCTGGATGCTGCGGGTGCATACGGAGGCGCCGCCTTCAATCGTCATGATACACTCCGGCGTTCTGTTGAAAATGGGCGCTTACGGCCTGCTGAGATTCGGCGTCTTCCTCTTCCCGGCGGAGACGAGAGAGTGGGCGGCGGTCCTGGCGGTCCTTGGCGTAATCAATATTTTGTACGGCGCGATACTCGCATTCGTACAGAAGGAATTTAAGCTCGTGCTGGCTTATTCCTCGATCAGCCACATGGGTATCGTCCTGCTTGGCATTGCATCATTGAACGAAATCGGACTGCAGGGCGCGATGGTTCAGCTCGTCTCCCATGGCTTGATTTCAGCGCTGCTGTTCCTGATTGTAGGCAGCCTGCAGGAGAGGACGGGTACGACGGAGCTTGGCGAGCTTGGCGGCTTGGCGCGCAGCCTGCCATTTATGAGCGGCATTCTGTTAGCGGCCGGCATGGCTTCGCTGGGCTTACCCGGATTGTCGGGATTTATCGGCGAGTTTCTATCGCTTCTGGGATTATTCGATTCGATGAAGGTGCTCACGGCAATAGCGGTGCTGGGGGTCATTCTAACGGCTGTCTATGTGCTGCGGAGCGTCCTCTCGATCACATTCGGCCCTATGCCGGAACGGTTCGGCGCATTGCGCGACGCACGGCTCATTGAAGCGGTACCGATGATAGCCCTGCTCGCCTTCATCATCCTGATCGGGGTCTACCCATCGGTAGTAACCGAACCGATGAAGCATGGCTTCGACGCTTTTCTGCAGCAGCTTAATGTGAAGGTGGGGGGATGA
- the nuoL gene encoding NADH-quinone oxidoreductase subunit L, whose protein sequence is METVFTQYAWLIPLFPLAAFILLTSFGRSFKGLGVMIGSLASLASLVMAILVLFERMGEGVEDYRDGFKWIDLGTFQLNIGFEVTNLSALMLVVVTVVSFLVNVYSAGYMKSDERITVFYGYIALFTFSMLGLVLADNMLALYIFWELVGVCSFLLVGFWYQKPEAKAAAKKAFIVTRIGDAGLLIAILLLYWYMPNHAIDFVSIQNVFDEQTGAIAAGITTLIALLIFVGAVGKSGQFPLHVWLPDAMEGPTPISALIHAATMVAAGVYLVARTFDIFQASQAAMDTVAYVGAFTAIFAATIGVAQNDIKRILAYSTVSQLGYMMMALGLGSLTGGIFHLFTHAFFKALLFLGAGSVIHAVHTQNIQEMGGLGSRMRITAVTFGIGALALSGIPPLSGFWSKDAILNTALHENPVLFAVGVVAAFFTAFYMSRLFFLVFAGKPKSEKQAHESSWTMTLPLIVLAVLAVVTGFVETPWNNTLGTWLSGGTETTHTGGGLVMVISAAVGALGIYLGWLMYVKGTIASDAVSSRMPWLLKLLERKYYIDELYHAVFVRGLRGLGMLLQAMDDFIIDGIVRCVGGAAVLLGRGGTRLQNGQVQTYGIITLFGLIILIVAIAGRRFW, encoded by the coding sequence GTGGAAACCGTATTTACGCAATACGCCTGGCTTATCCCGCTTTTTCCACTGGCTGCATTCATTCTGCTAACGTCATTCGGACGCAGCTTCAAGGGGCTTGGGGTCATGATCGGCTCCTTGGCCTCGCTCGCCTCGCTCGTGATGGCCATTCTCGTGCTTTTCGAACGCATGGGAGAGGGCGTGGAGGACTATCGGGACGGGTTCAAGTGGATCGATCTGGGCACCTTCCAGCTCAACATCGGATTCGAAGTCACGAACCTGTCGGCGCTCATGCTGGTGGTCGTTACGGTCGTCAGCTTTCTGGTGAACGTCTACTCAGCCGGATATATGAAAAGCGATGAGCGCATTACCGTCTTCTACGGTTACATCGCGCTGTTTACGTTCTCCATGCTGGGACTTGTGCTCGCAGACAATATGCTTGCCCTGTATATCTTCTGGGAGCTGGTAGGGGTCTGCTCGTTCCTACTCGTCGGCTTCTGGTATCAGAAGCCGGAGGCGAAGGCTGCGGCGAAGAAGGCGTTCATCGTCACGCGGATCGGCGATGCGGGACTGCTGATCGCCATTCTCCTGCTGTACTGGTATATGCCGAATCACGCAATCGACTTTGTGAGCATCCAGAACGTATTCGACGAACAGACCGGGGCGATCGCGGCAGGCATTACAACCTTGATCGCGCTGCTGATCTTCGTCGGCGCGGTCGGCAAATCGGGTCAATTCCCGCTGCATGTCTGGCTGCCGGATGCGATGGAAGGTCCTACGCCGATCAGCGCCCTCATTCATGCGGCTACGATGGTGGCCGCGGGCGTATATTTGGTCGCCCGTACGTTCGATATCTTTCAAGCGTCGCAAGCGGCGATGGACACCGTGGCTTATGTGGGCGCCTTTACGGCGATATTCGCTGCGACGATCGGCGTTGCGCAGAATGATATCAAACGCATATTGGCCTACTCCACCGTCAGCCAGCTTGGTTACATGATGATGGCGCTGGGTCTGGGATCGTTGACAGGCGGCATCTTTCATCTGTTCACACATGCGTTCTTCAAGGCGCTGCTGTTTCTTGGGGCAGGGAGCGTCATTCATGCGGTACATACGCAAAATATTCAAGAGATGGGCGGCCTGGGCAGCCGAATGCGGATTACGGCCGTTACGTTCGGGATCGGTGCATTAGCTCTCTCGGGCATCCCGCCGTTATCGGGCTTCTGGTCCAAAGATGCCATTCTCAATACGGCTCTTCATGAGAACCCTGTACTCTTCGCGGTTGGCGTAGTGGCTGCTTTCTTCACGGCCTTCTATATGTCACGCCTGTTCTTCCTCGTCTTCGCAGGCAAGCCGAAGAGCGAGAAGCAGGCGCATGAGTCTTCTTGGACGATGACGCTGCCGCTGATCGTATTGGCCGTGCTTGCGGTTGTTACCGGCTTCGTGGAAACGCCATGGAACAATACGCTTGGAACGTGGCTCTCCGGCGGTACGGAAACGACGCATACGGGCGGCGGGCTTGTTATGGTGATCTCTGCGGCGGTCGGTGCCCTGGGTATCTACCTAGGCTGGCTGATGTACGTCAAGGGGACGATTGCGAGCGATGCGGTATCCTCACGCATGCCATGGCTGCTCAAGCTGCTGGAACGCAAATATTATATCGACGAGCTGTACCATGCCGTATTCGTTCGCGGGCTGCGCGGGCTGGGCATGCTCCTGCAAGCCATGGATGACTTTATCATTGATGGTATCGTCCGATGCGTCGGCGGGGCGGCTGTTCTGCTCGGCAGAGGCGGAACAAGGCTGCAGAACGGACAAGTGCAGACTTACGGAATCATCACGCTGTTTGGTCTGATCATTCTGATCGTGGCGATTGCCGGAAGGAGGTTTTGGTAA
- the nuoK gene encoding NADH-quinone oxidoreductase subunit NuoK, with amino-acid sequence MLSSYLTLAAILFCIGLYGALVKRNAVVVLLSIELMLNAVNLNLVAFSKYGAVPALSGQVFTLFTIAVSAAEAAVGIAVLIALFRARGTVNVDEFDEMRR; translated from the coding sequence ATGTTATCTTCCTATTTGACGCTGGCTGCCATTCTGTTCTGCATCGGGCTCTACGGCGCGCTCGTCAAGCGCAATGCGGTCGTCGTTCTGCTCTCGATCGAATTGATGCTGAATGCGGTCAACCTCAATCTGGTGGCGTTCTCCAAATACGGAGCCGTACCCGCATTATCAGGCCAGGTGTTTACGCTGTTCACCATTGCGGTTTCCGCAGCCGAGGCGGCTGTTGGCATCGCGGTGCTGATCGCGCTGTTCCGGGCACGCGGTACGGTTAACGTTGACGAATTCGACGAGATGAGGAGGTAG
- a CDS encoding NADH-quinone oxidoreductase subunit J yields MFNVPLTGEFVAFFVLSVIIISGAVLMVSFAKVIHMVVSLAAVFIGIAGMFILLNADFLAFVQVLIYAGAVSILMIFGIMMTKHQDAEAEKGRPSHEALAAVGALALFGILFYAIRQTEFPVSQPAQLVEDSALEIGKLLFTGYVVPFELVSVVLTVAFIGAIVLAKKEAD; encoded by the coding sequence ATGTTTAACGTACCATTGACAGGCGAGTTCGTCGCCTTCTTTGTCTTATCCGTGATCATTATAAGCGGTGCGGTGCTCATGGTCAGCTTCGCGAAGGTCATTCATATGGTCGTCTCGCTGGCAGCCGTCTTCATCGGGATCGCCGGTATGTTTATTCTCCTGAATGCCGATTTTCTCGCCTTCGTCCAAGTGCTCATCTATGCGGGGGCCGTCTCCATTCTGATGATCTTCGGCATCATGATGACGAAGCACCAGGATGCGGAAGCGGAGAAGGGCAGACCTTCGCATGAGGCGCTGGCCGCGGTCGGAGCCCTGGCGCTGTTCGGCATTCTATTCTATGCGATCCGCCAAACCGAATTTCCGGTATCGCAGCCTGCTCAGCTTGTAGAGGATAGTGCGCTGGAAATCGGCAAGCTGCTGTTCACAGGCTATGTCGTGCCGTTCGAGCTTGTCTCTGTGGTGTTGACGGTTGCCTTTATCGGTGCGATCGTGCTCGCGAAGAAGGAGGCGGATTGA